In a single window of the Flavobacterium sp. W4I14 genome:
- a CDS encoding hypothetical protein (product_source=Hypo-rule applied; cath_funfam=3.40.50.300,3.90.640.10; pfam=PF00488; smart=SM00382; superfamily=48334,52540; transmembrane_helix_parts=Outside_1_3,TMhelix_4_21,Inside_22_166,TMhelix_167_189,Outside_190_268,TMhelix_269_291,Inside_292_379,TMhelix_380_402,Outside_403_549) codes for MIYILFGIAAIILLMLFALFVAKKKKKQILKDLKDSWGKEKTEPINFDKASWYSAYVKEKAFHTLSHQTMADIDFDQLFAKIDRTTSKIGQQFLYNKLAKPTGNLEELEKLKDQADFFTTHQEIREKVQTELIKLNSNESYAVVLLLNDKLVEKPSWFKWLSIDLLILAILLILSIKVSVCLILALLLITFNATYLNYWNKKHLLIFTKSLSQLNILINVSRKLVKEKIPFEADKIKNAIPTFRKFQRRIGILYQDLSQNNQGDLSQVLLYLFEIIKAIFLIEIFTFFKLIKLIENNQNDILNLYQYVGSIDIAIAVASLRESEQICEPKFTEPHKGIEIKGIRHPLIKNCIENEVKLDQKSMLITGSNMSGKSTFLRTVAINSLLAQTIYICFAEFYSAPFFKLHTSIRIDDNLFQGKSYFLEEVDVMSTLIEAVKNPDQNLFILDEVFKGTNTIERIAAAKAILSHLNRDRNLTFVATHDIELSNMLAEEYELYHFTETITDNELIFDHKLKEGPLKTKNAIKILEISNYPKEIIQEALQISKDLSS; via the coding sequence ATGATCTATATTTTATTCGGCATTGCAGCCATAATACTTTTAATGCTATTTGCTCTTTTTGTTGCAAAAAAAAAGAAAAAGCAGATTTTAAAAGACCTTAAAGACAGTTGGGGAAAGGAAAAAACTGAACCTATCAATTTCGATAAGGCAAGTTGGTATTCAGCCTATGTAAAGGAAAAGGCATTCCATACACTTTCTCATCAAACCATGGCCGATATCGATTTCGATCAGTTATTTGCGAAGATAGATCGTACAACAAGTAAAATTGGCCAACAATTCCTCTACAATAAACTTGCAAAACCCACTGGTAACCTGGAGGAACTTGAAAAACTGAAAGATCAGGCCGATTTTTTTACCACACACCAGGAAATCAGGGAAAAAGTCCAAACCGAACTTATAAAATTAAACAGTAACGAAAGTTACGCAGTGGTACTATTGTTAAATGATAAGTTGGTAGAAAAGCCATCCTGGTTTAAATGGCTCTCTATAGATCTGCTCATTTTAGCAATCTTATTGATTTTATCCATTAAAGTTTCGGTCTGTTTAATATTGGCACTTCTGCTGATTACATTTAATGCCACTTATTTAAACTATTGGAATAAAAAACATTTACTAATTTTCACCAAATCACTCTCGCAGCTTAATATTCTGATTAATGTTTCGAGAAAACTGGTAAAGGAAAAAATACCATTTGAGGCTGATAAAATAAAAAACGCAATTCCTACGTTCAGGAAATTTCAGCGAAGAATCGGCATTCTTTATCAGGATCTCAGTCAAAATAATCAAGGTGATTTAAGTCAGGTGCTACTTTACCTGTTCGAGATCATTAAAGCAATCTTCTTGATTGAAATTTTTACTTTTTTCAAGTTGATCAAGCTCATCGAAAACAATCAGAATGATATCTTAAACCTTTACCAATATGTTGGATCGATAGATATAGCAATAGCTGTAGCCTCATTAAGGGAAAGTGAACAGATCTGCGAACCCAAATTTACCGAACCACATAAAGGAATTGAAATTAAAGGCATTAGGCATCCCCTGATTAAAAATTGTATCGAAAATGAAGTAAAGTTAGATCAGAAGAGCATGTTGATTACGGGCTCAAATATGTCTGGCAAGTCAACTTTTCTCCGTACTGTTGCTATCAATTCATTATTGGCTCAAACCATTTATATCTGTTTTGCAGAATTTTATAGCGCACCATTTTTCAAGTTGCACACTTCAATAAGAATCGACGATAACTTATTTCAGGGTAAAAGCTATTTTTTAGAGGAGGTTGATGTAATGTCGACTCTGATTGAAGCAGTTAAAAATCCTGATCAGAATCTTTTTATTCTGGACGAAGTATTTAAAGGTACCAATACGATAGAAAGGATTGCTGCAGCCAAAGCCATATTGTCGCATTTAAATCGTGATCGAAATTTAACTTTTGTGGCTACGCACGATATCGAATTATCTAATATGCTTGCAGAAGAGTATGAACTTTATCATTTTACTGAAACAATAACCGATAATGAGCTTATTTTTGATCATAAACTAAAAGAAGGGCCGCTTAAAACAAAAAATGCAATCAAAATTTTAGAAATATCCAATTATCCAAAGGAAATTATTCAGGAAGCATTGCAGATTAGCAAGGATTTGAGTTCTTAA
- a CDS encoding toxin YoeB (product_source=KO:K19158; cath_funfam=3.30.2310.20; cog=COG4115; ko=KO:K19158; pfam=PF06769; superfamily=143011; tigrfam=TIGR02116), translated as MGKYFIEVEKHAKKDLEAHYKSGDKSSIKRINQIFLELSEHPETGIGKPENLKFDLSGYWSRQINRKDRLIYKIEESIVTVTIISALDHYGDK; from the coding sequence ATGGGAAAGTATTTTATAGAAGTTGAAAAGCATGCCAAAAAAGACCTAGAAGCACATTATAAATCTGGAGATAAATCTTCAATTAAGCGAATAAACCAGATTTTCTTAGAACTGTCAGAGCATCCAGAGACAGGAATTGGTAAACCTGAAAACTTAAAGTTCGACTTATCAGGTTATTGGTCAAGACAGATAAACCGGAAAGATAGACTAATATATAAAATAGAAGAAAGCATCGTCACTGTTACTATAATTTCAGCACTTGACCATTACGGCGATAAATAA
- a CDS encoding putative ABC transport system ATP-binding protein (product_source=KO:K02003; cath_funfam=3.40.50.300; cog=COG1136; ko=KO:K02003; pfam=PF00005; smart=SM00382; superfamily=52540) translates to MEQKILDIHDLKREFVMGDQTVRALKGITFDIKAGEFVTIMGSSGSGKTTLLNILGCLDKPTEGSYLLDGVDVKSLNRDELAGLRNTKIGFVFQAYNLLPRTSALENVELPLFYNKTIAAEERKERAIKSLESVKLAERFDHTPSQLSGGQQQRVAIARALVNHPVMILADEATGNLDTRTSYEIMALMQELNAEGKTIVFVTHEPDIAAFSTRTIMLRDGKIQKDSINKNQRSAKEALANLPESDDY, encoded by the coding sequence ATGGAACAGAAGATATTAGATATACACGATTTAAAACGTGAGTTTGTAATGGGCGATCAGACCGTCAGGGCTTTGAAAGGCATCACTTTCGATATCAAGGCTGGTGAGTTTGTAACCATTATGGGCAGTAGTGGCTCAGGTAAAACTACGCTTTTAAATATACTGGGCTGTTTAGACAAACCCACAGAAGGCAGTTATCTGCTTGATGGTGTAGATGTTAAAAGTTTAAATCGCGATGAACTGGCGGGTTTACGGAATACCAAAATCGGCTTTGTTTTCCAGGCTTATAACCTGCTACCCAGAACATCGGCGTTGGAAAATGTAGAACTGCCCTTGTTTTACAATAAAACCATCGCGGCTGAAGAACGTAAAGAAAGGGCTATAAAATCGCTCGAATCGGTAAAACTTGCCGAGCGTTTTGATCATACCCCTAGTCAGCTTTCTGGCGGTCAGCAGCAGCGGGTGGCCATTGCCAGGGCGTTGGTTAATCACCCTGTGATGATTTTGGCCGATGAGGCTACCGGAAACCTGGATACCCGTACCTCTTATGAGATTATGGCTTTGATGCAGGAACTGAATGCAGAAGGAAAAACCATCGTTTTTGTAACACATGAGCCTGATATTGCTGCTTTTAGTACCAGAACCATTATGCTTAGGGATGGAAAAATTCAAAAGGACAGCATTAATAAAAATCAACGTTCGGCCAAAGAGGCACTTGCCAATCTACCAGAATCTGATGATTACTAA
- a CDS encoding HlyD family secretion protein (product_source=KO:K02005; cath_funfam=2.40.50.100; cog=COG0845; ko=KO:K02005; pfam=PF16576; superfamily=111369; tigrfam=TIGR01730; transmembrane_helix_parts=Inside_1_4,TMhelix_5_24,Outside_25_397) — MKKKTIFIIIGIAVALFAVWYFALRKKEQVVVLETEKPKMRYISENVTATGKVQPVDTVAVGTQVSGTIKTLYADFNSKVKKGQLLAELDKTLFEATVNQYQANLVSAQSALVYQQGNFSRQSNLYKVGAVSKADYDNALYTYNASKASVNSIKAQLASAQKNLSLASIYSPIDGTVLSRSVSEGTTVAASFSTPTIFSIAKDLTKMQVEASVDEADVGDISKGERATFTVDAFLNDTFKGTIQEIRLSPSISSNVVTYKTIINTSNDANKLKPGMTANITIFTKEVNNAMLIPTKAIKFAPDSTLAGKYQMTWVNLDRKPAGADEAYVWVKKNSKELVQKKIKTGINDNTHVEVLSGLAAADVVITGSQSMGKSQAVAQGQSSPFMPKRPGGNRRR, encoded by the coding sequence ATGAAAAAGAAAACAATATTTATTATCATCGGTATCGCAGTTGCATTATTCGCGGTTTGGTACTTCGCTTTACGCAAAAAAGAACAGGTGGTTGTTCTCGAAACCGAAAAACCTAAAATGCGTTATATTTCCGAAAATGTTACGGCCACAGGAAAGGTGCAACCGGTTGACACGGTGGCTGTAGGTACTCAGGTATCAGGAACCATCAAAACGCTGTACGCAGATTTTAACTCGAAAGTTAAAAAAGGACAACTATTGGCAGAACTTGATAAAACTTTATTTGAGGCCACCGTAAATCAATATCAAGCTAATTTGGTCAGTGCTCAGAGTGCATTGGTTTACCAGCAGGGTAATTTCAGCCGTCAAAGTAATTTGTATAAAGTTGGCGCGGTAAGTAAAGCAGATTACGACAACGCGTTGTATACTTACAATGCCTCAAAAGCATCTGTTAACAGCATTAAGGCTCAACTTGCTTCTGCTCAAAAGAACCTATCACTGGCCAGTATTTATTCTCCAATTGATGGAACCGTACTCTCCAGAAGTGTAAGTGAAGGAACAACCGTAGCGGCGAGCTTTAGTACACCAACCATCTTCAGTATTGCAAAAGACTTGACCAAAATGCAGGTAGAAGCCTCTGTAGATGAGGCAGATGTAGGCGACATCTCAAAAGGTGAAAGAGCGACATTTACCGTTGATGCCTTTTTAAACGATACTTTTAAAGGCACCATACAAGAAATCAGGTTAAGTCCATCCATTTCTTCAAATGTAGTTACCTATAAAACCATCATTAATACTTCAAATGATGCGAATAAGTTAAAACCCGGTATGACAGCAAACATCACCATCTTCACCAAAGAAGTTAACAATGCTATGCTTATCCCTACAAAAGCTATAAAATTTGCCCCAGATTCAACTTTGGCTGGTAAATATCAAATGACCTGGGTTAATCTCGACAGAAAACCGGCCGGAGCAGACGAGGCATATGTTTGGGTGAAAAAAAATTCAAAAGAACTGGTACAAAAAAAGATTAAAACCGGTATAAACGACAATACTCATGTTGAAGTTTTATCCGGGTTAGCGGCAGCAGACGTTGTCATTACAGGTTCACAAAGCATGGGTAAAAGTCAGGCGGTAGCACAAGGCCAATCTAGTCCTTTTATGCCAAAACGCCCAGGCGGTAACAGAAGAAGATGA
- a CDS encoding putative ABC transport system permease protein (product_source=KO:K02004; cog=COG0577; ko=KO:K02004; pfam=PF02687,PF12704; transmembrane_helix_parts=Inside_1_18,TMhelix_19_41,Outside_42_285,TMhelix_286_308,Inside_309_328,TMhelix_329_351,Outside_352_365,TMhelix_366_388,Inside_389_407) has protein sequence MSIINLLKIAFRALKRNKLRAFLTMLGIIIGVAAVIAMMAIGEGSKQSIRSSLSGMGSNMITIMPQSNEPGGVRLQGSSIQTLKLEDITAIKKLQSKNINGLSPVVSTNGQAIKGGYNWPTTITGVSPDYLNIRQLKLQDGILFSENDVKSFAKVCLLGKTVIDNLFPDGSNPIGQIIRFKNIPFQVIGVLVPKGQSNFGQDQDDIILAPFTTVQKRITATNYLQSIYASATTEASSAAATTEISEAIRESHRLTAAETDDFQVRTQAELISTISSTSSMLTVLLTAIAGISLFIGGIGIMNIMYVSVTERTREIGLRMSIGARGQDVLMQFLIEAILISITGGIIGVVLGVSSAYLISYFLNWPILIAESSIIISFVVCAITGVFFGYYPAKKASNLDPIDALRYE, from the coding sequence ATGAGCATTATAAATTTATTAAAGATTGCCTTTAGGGCATTAAAAAGGAATAAGCTACGTGCTTTTTTAACCATGCTCGGTATCATTATCGGTGTGGCAGCGGTAATTGCCATGATGGCGATTGGTGAGGGTTCGAAGCAAAGTATCCGGTCATCATTATCAGGAATGGGTTCTAACATGATTACCATTATGCCCCAAAGCAATGAACCTGGTGGTGTGCGTTTGCAGGGAAGCAGCATTCAAACCTTGAAATTAGAAGATATTACTGCTATTAAAAAGCTGCAATCTAAAAATATAAACGGTTTATCGCCTGTGGTTTCCACTAACGGACAGGCCATTAAAGGTGGTTATAACTGGCCAACCACCATTACAGGGGTGAGTCCAGATTATTTGAACATCCGCCAATTAAAACTTCAGGATGGTATTTTATTTTCTGAGAATGATGTAAAAAGTTTTGCTAAAGTTTGTCTTTTAGGTAAAACAGTTATCGATAATCTATTTCCAGACGGAAGTAATCCAATCGGCCAAATTATACGTTTTAAAAATATTCCTTTCCAGGTAATCGGTGTTTTAGTGCCTAAAGGACAAAGTAATTTCGGACAGGACCAGGACGACATTATCCTTGCTCCTTTTACTACTGTACAAAAAAGAATTACCGCAACCAATTATTTACAGAGTATTTATGCTTCCGCAACAACTGAAGCGTCGAGCGCCGCCGCCACAACCGAAATATCGGAAGCTATAAGAGAAAGCCACAGGTTAACCGCAGCAGAAACAGATGATTTCCAGGTACGTACACAGGCCGAATTAATCAGTACCATTAGTTCTACCAGTAGCATGTTAACCGTTCTTTTAACTGCTATTGCAGGTATTTCACTATTTATTGGTGGTATTGGGATTATGAATATTATGTATGTTTCGGTTACCGAGCGTACCCGCGAAATTGGTCTGCGCATGTCTATTGGTGCCCGCGGACAAGATGTTTTGATGCAATTTTTAATAGAGGCCATTTTAATCAGCATTACTGGGGGAATTATCGGAGTAGTTCTGGGTGTAAGTTCAGCGTACCTTATCTCCTATTTCTTAAACTGGCCTATTTTAATTGCTGAATCTTCAATCATTATTTCCTTTGTTGTATGTGCCATTACAGGTGTTTTCTTCGGCTATTATCCAGCCAAAAAAGCATCTAATTTAGATCCGATCGATGCATTAAGATATGAGTAG
- a CDS encoding hypothetical protein (product_source=Hypo-rule applied; superfamily=55021) codes for MEREILDTKRKALKINLDPRIYGTFAEIGAGQEVSRNFFNAGAASGTVAKTMSAYDMTFSDAIYGAETNGRYVSQNRLLQMLDHEFGLLNERLSGEKYESRTFFAFADTVTTLNYKRTNEPHGWVGIRFQNEPGGLPNEIFFHVRLLDTDVNMQQRVLGIIGVNLLYAAFYHYQDPKLMVESLADNLTIGSVEIDLISVKGPAFPGVDNILLNLYMIMKDFSAAAIFDADAHPRQAKDLLYKKDIMILRTKYGQKSLPNFNLFNKATDQFKRTNKVEEGNLAVMIEVLLTNVLTDAQETPDDIDLETVAKRAQEMCDTGNIVIVSNFTRHNRLAKYLARCKPKSVGLATNINNLKFVFNSKNFTGENYSGQLLSYVNDMFNTNVRLFAYPFLDKKTNQVITTENMPVTPEAKPLFDFLLINGYITDIKDYSEDEVKTV; via the coding sequence ATGGAGAGAGAAATTCTGGATACGAAGCGCAAAGCACTTAAAATAAACCTTGACCCTCGAATTTATGGTACCTTTGCCGAGATAGGAGCAGGACAAGAAGTTTCGAGAAACTTTTTTAACGCTGGCGCAGCATCTGGAACAGTTGCCAAAACGATGTCGGCTTACGACATGACTTTTAGCGACGCTATTTATGGCGCAGAAACCAATGGCCGTTATGTAAGCCAGAACCGCCTCTTGCAGATGCTCGATCACGAATTCGGTTTACTTAATGAGCGTTTATCTGGCGAAAAATACGAAAGCCGTACGTTTTTTGCCTTCGCTGATACCGTTACTACCCTGAATTATAAACGTACCAACGAGCCTCATGGCTGGGTTGGTATTCGTTTCCAGAACGAGCCAGGTGGTTTACCAAATGAAATATTTTTCCACGTACGTTTGCTGGATACAGATGTAAACATGCAACAGCGTGTTTTAGGGATAATTGGTGTTAACCTACTTTATGCAGCATTTTACCATTATCAGGACCCAAAATTGATGGTGGAATCTTTAGCTGATAACCTAACTATCGGGTCTGTAGAAATCGACTTGATTTCGGTAAAAGGGCCGGCTTTTCCAGGTGTAGACAATATTCTGCTTAATCTGTATATGATTATGAAGGATTTCTCGGCAGCAGCAATTTTCGATGCAGATGCACATCCCCGTCAGGCCAAAGATCTTTTGTACAAAAAGGATATTATGATTTTAAGGACCAAATATGGTCAGAAATCACTACCTAACTTTAACCTGTTTAATAAAGCAACCGATCAGTTTAAACGTACAAACAAGGTAGAGGAGGGAAACCTAGCGGTAATGATAGAGGTTTTGTTAACCAACGTTTTAACGGATGCACAAGAAACTCCTGATGATATCGACCTGGAAACAGTGGCTAAAAGAGCACAGGAAATGTGCGATACGGGTAACATCGTGATCGTATCTAACTTTACCCGCCACAACCGCCTGGCGAAATATTTGGCAAGGTGCAAACCTAAAAGTGTTGGCTTGGCAACAAACATCAACAACTTAAAATTTGTATTCAATTCTAAAAATTTTACCGGAGAAAATTATTCAGGTCAGTTATTAAGCTATGTGAACGACATGTTTAACACCAATGTGCGGTTATTTGCTTATCCTTTCCTAGACAAAAAGACCAATCAGGTAATTACCACGGAAAATATGCCAGTTACGCCAGAAGCAAAACCTTTATTCGATTTCCTTTTGATAAACGGATATATTACTGATATCAAGGATTATAGTGAGGATGAGGTGAAGACGGTATAA
- a CDS encoding hypothetical protein (product_source=Hypo-rule applied; cath_funfam=3.20.20.70; superfamily=140670) — MTIIAHPKNKKQEAAIEAILKALDVSFQKEEESPYNPEFVAKVKARAASAEKGNVTRIKDPNNIWESIL; from the coding sequence ATGACTATAATCGCACATCCTAAAAATAAAAAACAAGAGGCTGCAATTGAAGCTATTTTAAAAGCTTTAGATGTTTCTTTTCAAAAAGAAGAGGAAAGTCCTTACAATCCAGAATTTGTAGCAAAAGTAAAAGCCAGAGCTGCTAGTGCTGAAAAAGGTAATGTAACGAGAATTAAAGACCCTAATAATATATGGGAAAGTATTTTATAG
- a CDS encoding two-component system LytT family response regulator (product_source=KO:K02477; cath_funfam=3.40.50.2300; cog=COG3279; ko=KO:K02477; pfam=PF00072,PF04397; smart=SM00448,SM00850; superfamily=52172), whose protein sequence is MIKCLAIDDEPLALQLLADNISRIPFLDLVASCDDAFAANKIMQEQSIDLIFIDIQMPGITGLQFIQSLVKKPMVIIVTAYKQYALDGFALDVVDYLMKPVSLDRFMKACNKTKDLYELKQSAEHNNLPKQDYMFVNVGYSLMKINYNEIIYVEGLKDYIQIHTSTSPKAAVVRMSMKSVEEQLPAYFERIHKSFIVNINKITSIKKNALFIADKELPVSDSYKQVIEKLLK, encoded by the coding sequence ATGATAAAATGTTTAGCCATTGATGATGAGCCATTAGCCCTGCAATTACTGGCTGATAACATTAGCCGTATTCCATTTTTGGACCTAGTTGCAAGTTGCGATGATGCTTTTGCAGCCAATAAAATTATGCAGGAACAATCAATAGACCTCATTTTTATCGATATCCAAATGCCGGGCATTACAGGTTTACAATTTATCCAGAGTTTGGTTAAAAAGCCAATGGTAATTATTGTAACGGCCTATAAACAATATGCTTTAGATGGTTTCGCGCTCGATGTCGTAGATTATTTAATGAAACCGGTATCTCTGGACCGATTTATGAAAGCATGTAATAAAACCAAAGACCTTTACGAACTCAAACAATCAGCAGAACATAACAACCTACCCAAACAGGATTATATGTTTGTAAATGTGGGCTATAGCTTGATGAAGATCAATTATAATGAGATTATCTACGTAGAAGGACTCAAAGATTATATCCAGATCCATACTTCAACGAGTCCGAAAGCCGCGGTGGTGCGCATGAGTATGAAAAGTGTAGAAGAACAACTGCCTGCTTATTTCGAGCGGATCCACAAATCATTTATTGTAAATATCAACAAAATAACATCCATAAAAAAAAACGCTTTATTTATAGCAGATAAGGAGTTACCTGTAAGTGATAGCTATAAACAGGTAATTGAAAAGTTATTAAAATAA
- a CDS encoding HSP20 family protein (product_source=KO:K13993; cath_funfam=2.60.40.790; cog=COG0071; ko=KO:K13993; pfam=PF00011; superfamily=49764) yields MTLVNFNNRTRNTAPYFNNVFDSLFSDAVTKNKMVDKSPNVNIYENEAAYVIELAAPGLKKEDFQINLKKDTLSVWAEIKKDETQVAKDFTRKEFDYSSFARSFNLPDSADGDNITAEYKDGILSINISKKDDAKLQHKEIVVS; encoded by the coding sequence ATGACACTAGTAAATTTTAACAACAGAACCCGTAACACAGCTCCATACTTTAACAATGTTTTTGATTCATTGTTTAGCGATGCAGTAACTAAAAACAAAATGGTTGATAAATCGCCAAATGTGAACATTTACGAAAATGAAGCTGCGTATGTAATCGAGTTGGCTGCTCCAGGTTTAAAGAAAGAAGATTTTCAGATCAATTTAAAAAAAGATACCCTTTCTGTTTGGGCAGAAATTAAAAAAGACGAAACCCAGGTAGCTAAAGATTTTACACGTAAAGAATTTGATTATAGCTCATTTGCCAGATCATTTAATTTACCTGATAGTGCCGATGGTGATAATATTACTGCTGAATACAAAGATGGTATTTTATCGATCAATATTAGTAAAAAAGACGATGCTAAATTACAACATAAAGAAATTGTAGTATCGTAA
- a CDS encoding two-component system LytT family sensor kinase (product_source=KO:K02478; cath_funfam=1.20.1640.10,3.30.565.10; cog=COG2972; ko=KO:K02478; pfam=PF06580; superfamily=55874; transmembrane_helix_parts=Inside_1_19,TMhelix_20_37,Outside_38_56,TMhelix_57_79,Inside_80_91,TMhelix_92_114,Outside_115_123,TMhelix_124_146,Inside_147_355), with product MRSAKEKIMTINFSKKWIKITLHILVWVVLITLPYIINVNRSRPPHPISNYDENQFLRLNFISYFYWIAIFYLNNKVLIPSFFYKKKYLWYGLSFIGCLLLAITIHSILFRILLPSFDFNLGRTLWFNTPTFLLTIAASTAFTMISDRISEEKRALQRQQENMKTELSFLRSQISPHFIFNVLNNIVALVRLKSNELEPTVMKLSGLMQYMLYETDEEKVSIKTETEYLQAYIDLQEQRFGKKVVIETNIDIESEFDEIEPMLLIPFIENAFKHGVGMIEKPQIFVDLKTEDELLTFTVRNKFSEDENEVKDAASGIGFANVSRRLNLLYGKDHQLEIEKKDGWFNIYLTLKLTA from the coding sequence ATGCGAAGCGCCAAAGAAAAAATAATGACAATTAATTTCTCCAAAAAGTGGATAAAAATTACCCTGCACATTCTGGTATGGGTGGTACTGATCACTTTGCCCTATATTATTAATGTTAACCGAAGCCGTCCTCCTCACCCAATAAGCAATTACGACGAAAACCAGTTCCTGCGCTTAAATTTCATTAGTTACTTTTATTGGATTGCTATATTTTATTTAAATAATAAGGTTTTAATTCCATCATTTTTCTATAAAAAGAAATATTTATGGTACGGCTTATCATTTATCGGCTGTTTACTTTTAGCCATTACCATTCACTCCATACTATTCAGAATTTTACTACCCAGTTTTGATTTTAACCTCGGCAGAACGCTTTGGTTTAACACACCAACTTTTTTATTGACCATTGCCGCCAGTACCGCTTTTACCATGATCTCAGACAGGATCAGTGAAGAAAAAAGAGCTTTGCAGCGCCAACAGGAGAACATGAAAACCGAACTTTCGTTTTTACGGTCACAGATCAGTCCACATTTCATTTTTAATGTTTTAAATAACATTGTGGCACTGGTAAGACTAAAAAGCAATGAATTGGAGCCAACAGTAATGAAATTATCTGGTTTGATGCAATATATGTTATATGAAACCGACGAAGAAAAGGTCTCCATTAAAACGGAAACCGAATACTTGCAGGCCTATATCGATCTGCAAGAACAGCGTTTCGGCAAAAAAGTAGTTATAGAAACAAACATTGATATTGAAAGTGAGTTTGATGAAATAGAACCCATGTTATTGATCCCATTTATCGAAAATGCCTTTAAACATGGGGTTGGGATGATTGAAAAACCACAGATTTTTGTTGATTTAAAAACAGAAGACGAACTTTTGACATTTACTGTTCGAAATAAATTTAGCGAAGATGAGAATGAAGTAAAAGATGCCGCCTCTGGCATTGGTTTTGCGAATGTAAGCAGACGCTTAAACTTACTGTACGGTAAAGATCATCAACTGGAAATTGAGAAAAAAGATGGCTGGTTTAATATTTACCTAACTTTAAAATTAACAGCATGA